The genomic stretch CTTCCGTGAGCAGTTCCTGGTCCTTTTCCCCCACGCCCCGTAGCGTAATTTTCAGATGGGGTCCTGCAGCCGCATCGGACGAAGCAGCGCCGGTCTGGGCCGGTTCGTTCTCTGCCCATTCGCCTGCGGCTTCTACTGCCTGTTCGACGACATGCTCCGGCGCATGGCCTTCCGCCACGGCCACTGCCACAGCGGGCGCTGCCACGGGTGCCGGCGCTGCAGCGGGTGCGGCGGCGGCAGGCACTTCGCCGCGGCTTTCGGCGTGCAGGCGTTCGAGCTTCGCGCAGATCGCGGCCGCGACAGCGGCGTCCGGCTCGGCGCTCGCGCGATAGTCGGCCAGCTGGCCGGACAGCACGTCCTTCGTTTCGAGGAACGTGTCGATCATGTCCTTGCGCAGCACGATTTCGTTGTTGCGCGCGCGGTCGAGCAGCGACTCGAGAATGTGCGTCGTTTCCGTCAGCGCGGTGAAGCCGAACGTCGCCGCGCCGCCCTTGATCGAGTGGGCCGCGCGAAAGATGGCCGCGAGATCCTCGGGATCCGGGTGGCCGACGTCCAGGTTCAGGAGCAGTTGCTCCATCTGTGCGAGCAGCTCGTCCGCTTCGTCGAAGAACGTCTGGTAGAACTGAGTGATGTCGAGTGTCATGCGTGTGTCACCGCGAGAGTCCTGGCTGCTATGCCACTTCCATATATCGGTTGCTGTTGCCTGTCCGGTGCGCTCAGCCGAGCGCCGCGACCAGTTCGGTCAGCATGTCGGGGTCGAGCGGCTTTTCGATCCACCCGGTTGCGCCTGCGTCGCGCGCCGCCGCCTTGAACGGCTCGCCGGATTCGGTCGTGAGAACCAGGATCGGCGTGTCGCGGTACGAAGGGTTGCCGCGCAGCGCGGCGATCAGATCGAGGCCGGAACGGCCCGGCATGTGCTGGTCTGTCAGCACGAGGTCGAATGGCATCGCGAGGGCGTTTTCGAGCCCTTCGTTGCCGTCGGCCGCCAGCGTCACCTGATAGCCGGCACCCGTCAGCGTCGCGGCGAGGATTTGCCGCATCGCTGCCGAATCGTCGATTGCCAGAATGTGCCTGATCATTCAATCCTCACTGCGCTCACGATGGATCGCGGTTGCGCCTGCTTGCGCGCGTCCGCCATCCGCTGTCTGTCATTGCGTCGCCGTGGCAGGCGCCGCGCTCTTGTCAGCCGCGCCCTGTGCGGCTGCCGCCGCTTCGACGGTAGCCGCCTTGCTCTTCTCCATCGCGTGCGGCGCTTTGGCCCGCGGCGATTGAGGCTGCGCGGCGGGTGGCGACACCGGCTGGGTAATCTTCTGCAGCAGCGGCTTGTTGGCGCCCGCTGCGTCGTTCGACAACGTGGTCGAACTGGTGTCGTCCTGCATCAACGCGTCTTCCGAGCGCTTGTTCAACACGATGATGCTGATGCGCCGGTTTTCCGGGTCGAGCGGATCGGCCTTGTTCAGGTTCTGCGTCGACGCGAGACCCAGCACGCGCAGCACCTTCGCTTCGTCCATGCCGCCCGCGATCAGCTCGCGGCGCGACGCGTTTGCACGGTCGGCCGACAGCTCCCAGTTGCTGTAGCCTTTCTCGCCGCCTGCGTAAGGCACGGCGTCCGTGTGGCCCTGCACGACGATGCGGTTGGGCACATCGTTCAGCGTGTTGCCGATCGCCTGCAGGATGTCGTGCATGTACGGCTGCACGATCGCCTGTGCGGTCGCGAACATCGGGCGCTTCTGCGTATCGACGATCTCGATGCGCAGCCCCTGCAGCGTCGAGTCGATGCGGATCTGCTGCTTGAACTGGCGCAGCACCGGGTTCGCCTCGATCGCGGCCATCAGCTTGACCTGCAGGTCGTGCAGGCGCACCTGCTCGCGGCGTTCGACGGCGCCCTGCAACTGCTGCAGCGCCTGGTCGTCGGCGCGGGCAGCCGTGTGCTCGGCGCGGTTCGTCGAGCCGTCCGTCTGATGCGTGATGCCGTCCTTGTCGGTCGAGATGTCGCGGCCGCCGCCCGGAATCTGGCTCGAATCGACGGCGCTGCGGTCGCCGCCCCACAGCGTGATCTTCAACGGCTGGTTGAAGTAGTCGGCGATGCCCTTCAGCTGAACGGTCGAGGCCGAGCTGAGCAGCCACATCAGCAGGAAGAACGCCATCATCGCCGTCATGAAGTCCGCGTACGCGAGCTTCCAGGCGCCACCGTGGTGGCCGCCTTTCTTCGGCGCGGCGCGCTTGACAACGATTGCGCGGTCTTTGTCCTTGCTCATCGCCCGCGTCCCTTATTTGGCCTTCACGCGGCGCACGTGCTCTTCCAGCTCTGCGAACGACGGACGTTCGGTCGAGAACAGCACCTTGCGGCCGAATTCGACGGCGATGGCGGGCGCGTAGCCGTTCAGGCTTGCGAGAATCGTCACCTTGATGCACTGGAACATCTTGGTCGATTCCGTGACGCGCTGTTCAGCGACGCTCGCGAGTGGTCCGATCAGACCGTAGGAAAGCAGAATGCCGAGGAAGGTGCCGACCAGCGCCTGCGCGATCATTTCACCGAGCACGGCGGGCGGCTTGTCGGCCGACGCCATCGTGTGCACGACGCCCATCACGGCCGCGACGATACCGAATGCGGGCATCGCGTCGCCGACCTTCATCAGCGCGTGTGCGGGCGCTTCGCCTTCGGCGTGATGCGTTTCGATCTCTTCGTCCATCAAGCTTTCGATCTCAAACGCATTCATGTTGCCGCCGACCATCAGGCGCAGATAGTCCGTCAGGAATTCGACGATGTGATGGTCCGCGAGAATCTTCGGGTATTGCGTGAAGATCGGGCTCTTTTGCGGGTCGTCGATATCCGCTTCGAGCGTGAGCGTGCCCTCCTTGCGCGCCTTCGCCAGCAGAACGTAGAGGAGCGCCATCAGCTCCATGTAGACGTCCTTGTTGTATTTGGCGCCTTTGAACAGCGTCGGAATCACGCGCAGCGTAGCCTTGATCGTCTTCATCCCGTTGCCGAGAATGAATGCGCCGACGCCCGCTCCTGCGATCATCAGCACTTCGACGGGCTGCATGAGCGCGCCCAGGTGGCCGCCCTCCAGCGCATAGCCGCCGAAGACGGACAACAGCGTAACGAGTGTTCCCACGAAAATCAGCACTGCCGAGCCCTCACGAAAAGCGACGGGAGACCGTCGTTATTCAGGTTTACGGCAAGCAGTCGGAAAACTTTGGCGGAATGAGAGCCCGATGAGGGCGGTGTTAACCAGAGTGGACCGGCGCAAGCGGCGAAGCCCGCGGAGCCCGGCTACGGGCGACGCGTCAGACGGATGTGACAGCACCGTCGGATAAGGCCTCCAGCGCGTCGTCGAGCGGCGCGCCGAAAGGCACCTTCGGCTCGTCGCAGCGGGCGTCGACGGCTTTCCGGGTCTTACCTGCGCGCGACGGCGGTGCACACAATCCGCATACGAAGTTGTGCTGCGGATCGTGCGCATGTGCGACGAAATGTCCGCGGCAGCGCGTGCATGCCGTCATCTGCAGCATGCCGGAGTCGAAGAAACGCACCAGCGTCCATGCGCGCGTCAGGCTCAGCGCTGGCTCGTCATGGTGCATTCCCACGTGTTCGAGATACAGGCGGTACGACTTGACGATCGACTGGATCGTCTCGCAGCGGCCCAGTCCCGACATGAACCGGTAGATGTTGTAGAACAGCGACGAGTGAATGTTCGGCTGCCACGTCATGAACCAGTCGGTCGAAAACGGCAGCATGCCCTTGGGCGGCGACACGCCCTTGACTTCCTTGTACAGCTTGATCAGCCGGTCGCGCGACAGCGTCGTCTCCGCTTCGAGCAGTTGCAGACGTGCGCCGAGTTCGATCAGTTCAATGGCCAGGGTGATTTCCCTGACTTCGAGCACCACGCTTTTTTGTGCCATCCGCCTCGCTTCCCGCGTCCGTTGCCGTTCGCGCCGCGCGGGCGAGAAACGGTAAAAGCGCCGTCGCCGGCGCGCGTAGGGTGGCTTGGTCCGGGCGCGGAAGCGCCCGTCGTCGGCCTTCGGCAGGTATCAGCCGATCTGCTCGACAGGCTGGCCCGCCATCAGAATGGCCGAGTGCGCCTGCGCGACGGCTGTCGGTTTGCCCTTGTCGGCCAGCGACGAGAGGATCTGATGATCGTCGAAACGGAAGCGGCACAGCACCTGGTTCGATGCGGCCAGCTTGACTGTCTGCGCGAGCGACAGGTTGGAGAGCACGTCGGCAAGCTGCTCCGAAATGCCCATGCGGAACATGCCCATTGGCTTGTCTTCACGCAGAAGGCGCTGCGCGAGTAGCAAATAGGACAGGTTCACTTCCCTAATTTCATTGAGCATGTCACTTTGGGTGCTCATTGAATTCCCCCGATTTGAATCTGGCTGGTCAGGCCGTCGTAAAACGTTTGCTCGATCGCGTTTAAAAAAACCACGAACGGCACGCTTATGGTCAGCGTGCATTTTCCCGGAAGGGGCAGTCGACGAAAATCGGACAATCACCCCAACTGGTTGACGGAAGAATCCAGGATTTCTGTAGGAGTTTTTCCTACAAATTTTCGCGACGAGGGAGTTTGACGGACGTTGATGCGCCGAGAGCGCCGACCGGTTACATGCGATAGCACGCATGCAAGGTTTGGGAAGCGGATTATGCGCCCATATTCAGGCTGGAACCAAGCGAAATTCACATCGATCGTTCGGCAGCGCACCATTGGTCGGACGAAACAGCATCGCAACATGCTGCGCCGAACGGCCGAAAGGGCGGTGGATGTTGCCTGGATGACCGTCGCCTCGGGCATTCCCGCAGCATCCGGACACTAATTACGCATCATGTTTCGCGCTGTAACAACATTAAGTCTTTGAAAAATAGCTCGAATTGCTGCGCCCGATCCCGATAATGACACCTAGGGATAACCCCATCGGGCTTCCTGCAGCGGGCGGCGGCACACCGCGCCCAACCGTCCGACAAGCTTCCGCCTTTTGCCACACGCCAGGCAGCGCCGCGCGAAGCCCCTTTGCATAGGAGATCACGCATGCGAATCGCACAAATCGCACCGTTGTACGAAGCTGTCCCACCGAAACTCTATGGCGGCACAGAACGCGTCGTGTCATATCTGACCGAGGCGCTGGTCGATCTGGGGCACGATGTGACGCTCTTCGCGAGCGGCGATTCGGTGACGTCCGCGAAACTCGAAGCCGCGTGGCCGCGTGCGCTGCGTCTGGATCCGACGATCCGCGACGCGCTCGCGCCGCACATGCTGCTGCTCGAGCGGGTGCGAAAGATGGCCCACGAATTCGACGTGCTGCACTTTCACCTTGACTATCTGCCATTCCCGCTGTTCTCGACGCTGGATACGCCGTACGTGACAACGCTGCACGGCCGCCTGGATCTGCCCGAACTGCAGCCGGTGTTCGACACGTTCGAAAATGCGCCCGTGATCTCGATTTCGGATTCACAACGGCTGCCGCTGCAGCAGGCCAACTGGCTCAACACCATCTATCACGGCCTGCCGGACGAGCTGTTGACGCCGCAAGCCGGCAAGAAGCCTGAATATCTGGCGTTTCTCGGCCGTATCTGTCCCGAAAAGCGCGTCGATACCGCCATCAAGATCGCCGCGCAAAGCGGTTTGCCGCTGAAGATCGCCGCCAAAGTGGACAAGGTCGACCAGGAGTACTTCAGAACGGAAATCGAGCCGCTGCTGTCGCAGGCGCACGTCGAGTTCATCGGCGAGATCAACGAAGCGCAGAAGCCGGAATTCTTGTCAGGTGCGAAGGCACTGCTGTTCCCGATCGACTGGTCGGAGCCGTTCGGCCTCGTAATGATCGAATCGATGGCGTGTGGCACGCCCGTGATCGCGTTCAACCGCGGTTCGGTGCCGGAAGTGATCGACCAGGGCGTGACGGGTTTCATCTGTGAAGACGTGCAGGGCGCCGTGGCGGCGCTGCAGCGTATCGACGAACTGTCGCGCACGGAAATCCGCGCGCAATTCGAGCGCCGCTTCAGCTCGAAGATCATGGCGCAGAACTATGTGGACAGCTACACCGCGCTGCTCGAAGCGACGCGCCGTCCCATGCTCCGCCGCGTGGCGGTGGGCTGATAACGCTCAGCCGCGCCCGCGCATCCAACCGACGCGCGATTTGTTCATGTAAATCGTTTGCGCGGGCATCAACGTGTGGTTTTCGGATCGCTTGCACTAAAAAGCCGCCTCCCCGGGCGGCTTTTCTTTTCCGTCGTTCAAGACGCGATGTGCAATGGAAGCGCTTTCTTCATTGCGCGGTCAATGCGCTTTATTGAATGAAGCTGTCCGCATGCTTCAGAGCGGACCGCGCATTAGCCAAATCAGAAAGTGGCGAATTCAGCTAGAACACCTTCAACTGGCTTTCGCCGCCTGTCCTAATTACGCCTGGCCAATCAGAAAGCGCTCGCGGTTCTTGCCTGCAATCCACTTAGGCGGCTTTCCCCGGCCGCTCCATGTGCTGCCCGACTTCGGATCCTGATACTTCGCCGGCAGCGGCGCCTTCTTCGGAGGGCGGCCGCGGCGTGCCGCCTCGGCGAAACCGAGATCATGCGCACTGAGTCCGTATTCGGCTATTTTCTG from Paraburkholderia phymatum STM815 encodes the following:
- a CDS encoding response regulator gives rise to the protein MIRHILAIDDSAAMRQILAATLTGAGYQVTLAADGNEGLENALAMPFDLVLTDQHMPGRSGLDLIAALRGNPSYRDTPILVLTTESGEPFKAAARDAGATGWIEKPLDPDMLTELVAALG
- the motB gene encoding flagellar motor protein MotB, which codes for MSKDKDRAIVVKRAAPKKGGHHGGAWKLAYADFMTAMMAFFLLMWLLSSASTVQLKGIADYFNQPLKITLWGGDRSAVDSSQIPGGGRDISTDKDGITHQTDGSTNRAEHTAARADDQALQQLQGAVERREQVRLHDLQVKLMAAIEANPVLRQFKQQIRIDSTLQGLRIEIVDTQKRPMFATAQAIVQPYMHDILQAIGNTLNDVPNRIVVQGHTDAVPYAGGEKGYSNWELSADRANASRRELIAGGMDEAKVLRVLGLASTQNLNKADPLDPENRRISIIVLNKRSEDALMQDDTSSTTLSNDAAGANKPLLQKITQPVSPPAAQPQSPRAKAPHAMEKSKAATVEAAAAAQGAADKSAAPATATQ
- the motA gene encoding flagellar motor stator protein MotA gives rise to the protein MLIFVGTLVTLLSVFGGYALEGGHLGALMQPVEVLMIAGAGVGAFILGNGMKTIKATLRVIPTLFKGAKYNKDVYMELMALLYVLLAKARKEGTLTLEADIDDPQKSPIFTQYPKILADHHIVEFLTDYLRLMVGGNMNAFEIESLMDEEIETHHAEGEAPAHALMKVGDAMPAFGIVAAVMGVVHTMASADKPPAVLGEMIAQALVGTFLGILLSYGLIGPLASVAEQRVTESTKMFQCIKVTILASLNGYAPAIAVEFGRKVLFSTERPSFAELEEHVRRVKAK
- the flhC gene encoding flagellar transcriptional regulator FlhC, producing the protein MAQKSVVLEVREITLAIELIELGARLQLLEAETTLSRDRLIKLYKEVKGVSPPKGMLPFSTDWFMTWQPNIHSSLFYNIYRFMSGLGRCETIQSIVKSYRLYLEHVGMHHDEPALSLTRAWTLVRFFDSGMLQMTACTRCRGHFVAHAHDPQHNFVCGLCAPPSRAGKTRKAVDARCDEPKVPFGAPLDDALEALSDGAVTSV
- the flhD gene encoding flagellar transcriptional regulator FlhD; translation: MSTQSDMLNEIREVNLSYLLLAQRLLREDKPMGMFRMGISEQLADVLSNLSLAQTVKLAASNQVLCRFRFDDHQILSSLADKGKPTAVAQAHSAILMAGQPVEQIG
- a CDS encoding glycosyltransferase family 4 protein, with protein sequence MRIAQIAPLYEAVPPKLYGGTERVVSYLTEALVDLGHDVTLFASGDSVTSAKLEAAWPRALRLDPTIRDALAPHMLLLERVRKMAHEFDVLHFHLDYLPFPLFSTLDTPYVTTLHGRLDLPELQPVFDTFENAPVISISDSQRLPLQQANWLNTIYHGLPDELLTPQAGKKPEYLAFLGRICPEKRVDTAIKIAAQSGLPLKIAAKVDKVDQEYFRTEIEPLLSQAHVEFIGEINEAQKPEFLSGAKALLFPIDWSEPFGLVMIESMACGTPVIAFNRGSVPEVIDQGVTGFICEDVQGAVAALQRIDELSRTEIRAQFERRFSSKIMAQNYVDSYTALLEATRRPMLRRVAVG
- a CDS encoding H-NS histone family protein, which gives rise to MSQYADLKAQIARLEAEAAEARRNEVGNVIAEIRQKIAEYGLSAHDLGFAEAARRGRPPKKAPLPAKYQDPKSGSTWSGRGKPPKWIAGKNRERFLIGQA